The following is a genomic window from Amycolatopsis australiensis.
AGCGCGGCGGCGACCGCCGTGACCGCCGGCCACAGGCGCGGGTGCCTCAACTCGTGCGCCGGCGCAGGTAGAGCACCATGCCACCGGAGGCCGCCGCGGCGAGCAGCGCGCCGCTTGCCACCAGGAACCCGGGCACGCTCTCGTCCGGCTCACCGCCGCCGGTGGCCACGCCGCCGACCGGCTTGATCTTCACCTGGCTGCCCGTCGCGGGCTTCTTGGCCGTGGTTTTCGGCGCGGTTTTCGCCGTGGTGGCGGCCTTTTCCGGCACCGGCGCGGTTGTGTGCTGCCGCGGGCGCGACGGCAGCGACTCGCAGGCCTTGCCGTCCTTGTCCTCGTCGAGGTGGTTGGGGTCGGCCGGATCCCGGTCGAGCACCGCCTGCGCGTCTTCCTGGTACTGGAAGTCCGAGCAGTCCCTGTCCGCGGCGAGCTGCGCGGAGGCGAGGGGAATGGGGCCGACGAAGGCGAGGCCGGCGGCGACGGCGGCCGTCGTCAGGGCACGGCGGAACAAGGACACCGGAAGTCCTTTCGGGGAAGAATCGGGGCGAATGTGCTGGTTACTATCGCGGCCGCGGCGGCCCTGTTACGGAGTTTCGCGAATGTCGGCGGCTCACCGG
Proteins encoded in this region:
- a CDS encoding excalibur calcium-binding domain-containing protein, which encodes MSLFRRALTTAAVAAGLAFVGPIPLASAQLAADRDCSDFQYQEDAQAVLDRDPADPNHLDEDKDGKACESLPSRPRQHTTAPVPEKAATTAKTAPKTTAKKPATGSQVKIKPVGGVATGGGEPDESVPGFLVASGALLAAAASGGMVLYLRRRTS